The following proteins are encoded in a genomic region of Burkholderia pyrrocinia:
- a CDS encoding transporter substrate-binding domain-containing protein, whose product MKRSKFLLSGLLLASALGFTAVAAHADDLLDSVKKAGVLRVGLEGTYPPFNSRGTSGQLEGFDVDVANAVAGKLGVKTQFIPTEWSGIIAGLQAGKFDVIVNQVTITPQRKEVLDFSQPYTYSAAQLIQRKDDTRNFKSLDDFKGKKLGVTLGTNYDQMARTVPGIEVQTYPGAPEKLRDLAAGRIEATLDDRLMLPYMIKTSNLPLRAGAVLNGGKQEMAIPFRKGNPKFEKAVNDALDSLRKDGTLKKISMHWFGSDVTVPVAQ is encoded by the coding sequence ATGAAACGTTCGAAGTTCCTGCTGTCGGGCCTGCTGCTCGCGTCGGCCCTCGGCTTCACGGCCGTCGCCGCGCACGCGGACGACCTGCTCGATTCGGTGAAGAAGGCCGGCGTGCTGCGCGTCGGCCTCGAAGGCACGTATCCGCCGTTCAACTCGCGCGGCACGTCGGGCCAGCTCGAAGGTTTCGACGTCGACGTCGCGAACGCGGTCGCCGGCAAGCTCGGCGTGAAAACGCAGTTCATCCCGACCGAATGGAGCGGCATCATCGCGGGCCTGCAGGCCGGCAAGTTCGACGTGATCGTCAACCAGGTCACGATCACGCCGCAGCGCAAGGAAGTGCTCGACTTCAGCCAGCCGTACACGTACTCGGCCGCGCAACTGATCCAGCGCAAGGACGACACGCGCAACTTCAAGTCGCTCGACGATTTCAAGGGCAAGAAGCTCGGCGTGACGCTCGGCACCAACTATGACCAGATGGCGCGCACCGTGCCGGGCATCGAGGTGCAGACGTATCCGGGCGCGCCGGAGAAACTGCGCGACCTCGCCGCGGGCCGGATCGAGGCGACGCTCGACGATCGCCTGATGCTGCCGTACATGATCAAGACGTCGAACCTGCCACTGCGCGCGGGCGCGGTGCTGAACGGCGGCAAGCAGGAAATGGCGATCCCGTTCCGCAAGGGCAATCCGAAGTTCGAGAAGGCGGTCAACGACGCGCTGGATTCGCTGCGCAAGGACGGCACGCTGAAGAAGATCTCGATGCACTGGTTCGGCAGCGACGTGACGGTGCCGGTCGCGCAGTAA
- the tssI gene encoding type VI secretion system Vgr family protein: MNMQNTVAALRGGLLQQDRLLKLDTPLGANVLTVQRAVGRSRIGRAYEFTLDVLSTDSDLELKKLIAQPVTLWIQQGDRSYRPINGYVHTARRLGADGGLTTYQLTLADFTHFLKFRRDQRLWNDTTVDQIISDVLNKHPQAQGHFRFALSKPLPSRSYTRQHDTDWHFVHRLMENEGLYCAWQQADDGKSHTLVITDNLQAFAPLSPEAVRFYHGGAASEADAFTQWSGSRTLQSVTRTTRTFDYKNPSQPSNPKGTSLPTMGGQGELPDQLEVYEYTGAYTYLDQTRGDHLTKVKMEEWESQAKRFHGAGGVRAIDAGRRFTLSDHPEHDRDPADQREFAAIDVAWWIENNLPVASDSADFPYSLREALTQAQEGYGADPAFRVPHDDGSAGFYLVEVEAQRVNVPYRSPFEHHKPEMHLETAIVVGPQGEEVYTDDLNRIRVQFVWDRLNPGNENASCWVRVVQSDTGGGYGGVHVPRIGEEVLIDYVGGDCDRPLAVGRVYNGANQPQWHTDGILSGYRSKEYSGGGYNQLVMDDATGQNRVQLMSSSANSLLHLGYIIDHNANSRGSYLGSGFDLRSDAYGAVRASQGLYVTTHPKSANSQPLDVKEAQQQLVTGESLVEALSGVSEQHQAESLKDAHDTMRAFTDATQDSASGSASGGRTAGGGTGSANAFKEPVMLFGSPSGIGMSTQQTVHVVANDHVNVASGQSVHVAAGKSLIASIGQKLSLFVQNAGMKLFAGKGKVEIQAQSDNVEVTAQKAVKIVSATDRIEIAADQGILLTSGGGYIRIQGGNIEIHTPGAVDVKGASHTFAGPASMGYPLPSPRPDQPGQLELFHKYVNGEAVKGGLFTVKDVNGAVLKKGALDNSGYTVVSGLPPGAVRVEFGKDPRESDQPANYFKQAKWPVEPVTPAPEAAQAAATGQLASQLQGMTPAASTAAMGLVSGGGAGAALGGLASSALPAAASALGGAGVASALQTASSLSGAAKQVAGMVQAARQGGLAALAAPAANAASGALQSALPGVAGIAGKGATTVASAAGATGMKLPTSGFGGPLKS; encoded by the coding sequence ATGAACATGCAGAACACTGTAGCCGCATTGCGCGGCGGGTTGCTTCAGCAGGACCGGTTGCTGAAGCTCGATACGCCGCTGGGGGCCAATGTCCTGACCGTGCAGCGCGCGGTCGGCCGGTCGCGCATCGGGCGGGCGTACGAATTCACGCTCGACGTGCTGTCGACCGATAGCGATCTGGAGCTTAAAAAGCTGATCGCGCAGCCCGTCACGTTGTGGATTCAGCAGGGCGATCGCAGCTATCGGCCGATCAACGGGTACGTGCATACCGCGCGCCGGCTGGGCGCCGACGGCGGGCTCACGACCTATCAGCTCACGCTCGCCGATTTCACCCATTTCCTGAAGTTCCGTCGCGATCAGCGGCTCTGGAATGACACGACCGTCGACCAGATCATCTCCGACGTGCTGAACAAGCATCCGCAGGCGCAGGGCCATTTCCGCTTCGCGCTGTCGAAGCCGCTGCCGAGCCGCTCGTACACGCGCCAGCACGACACCGACTGGCATTTCGTGCATCGGCTGATGGAGAACGAGGGGCTCTACTGCGCATGGCAGCAGGCCGACGATGGCAAATCGCACACGCTCGTCATCACCGACAACCTGCAGGCGTTCGCGCCGCTGTCGCCGGAGGCCGTGCGCTTCTATCACGGCGGCGCGGCAAGCGAGGCCGACGCGTTCACGCAATGGTCGGGCTCGCGCACGCTGCAGAGCGTGACCCGCACAACTCGGACGTTCGACTACAAGAATCCGTCGCAGCCGTCGAACCCGAAAGGCACGTCGCTGCCGACGATGGGCGGTCAGGGCGAGTTGCCCGACCAGCTCGAAGTCTACGAGTACACGGGTGCATACACGTATCTGGACCAGACGCGTGGTGACCACCTGACGAAGGTGAAGATGGAGGAATGGGAGTCGCAGGCAAAGCGCTTCCACGGTGCGGGTGGCGTGCGTGCCATCGATGCCGGCCGGCGCTTCACGCTGTCGGATCATCCCGAACACGATCGCGATCCCGCCGATCAACGAGAGTTCGCCGCGATCGACGTGGCGTGGTGGATCGAGAACAACCTGCCCGTCGCGAGCGACAGCGCGGACTTCCCGTACAGCCTGCGCGAGGCGTTGACGCAGGCACAGGAAGGTTACGGCGCAGATCCCGCGTTTCGTGTGCCGCACGACGACGGGTCGGCCGGCTTCTATCTCGTCGAAGTCGAGGCGCAACGCGTGAACGTGCCGTATCGCAGCCCGTTCGAGCATCACAAACCCGAGATGCATCTCGAGACGGCGATCGTCGTCGGGCCGCAAGGTGAAGAGGTCTATACGGATGACCTCAACCGGATTCGCGTGCAGTTCGTGTGGGACCGACTCAATCCCGGCAATGAGAATGCGTCGTGCTGGGTGCGCGTCGTGCAGTCGGATACCGGTGGCGGCTATGGCGGCGTGCACGTGCCGCGCATCGGCGAGGAAGTGCTGATCGACTATGTCGGCGGCGACTGCGACCGGCCGCTTGCGGTGGGGCGCGTGTACAACGGCGCAAACCAGCCGCAGTGGCATACCGACGGGATCCTGTCCGGGTATCGGTCGAAGGAGTATTCGGGCGGCGGCTACAACCAGCTCGTGATGGACGACGCGACCGGGCAGAACCGCGTGCAGCTGATGAGCAGCAGCGCGAACAGCCTGCTGCATCTCGGCTACATCATCGACCACAACGCCAATTCGCGCGGATCGTATCTCGGCAGCGGGTTCGACTTGCGTTCGGATGCGTACGGTGCGGTGCGGGCGAGCCAGGGCCTGTACGTCACCACGCATCCGAAGTCGGCGAACAGCCAGCCGCTCGATGTGAAAGAGGCGCAACAGCAGCTCGTGACGGGCGAGAGCCTTGTCGAAGCGCTGTCGGGCGTAAGCGAGCAGCATCAGGCGGAAAGCCTGAAGGACGCGCACGACACGATGCGCGCGTTCACCGATGCGACGCAGGACAGTGCATCGGGCAGCGCGTCCGGCGGACGCACGGCAGGCGGCGGGACCGGCAGCGCGAATGCATTCAAGGAACCCGTGATGCTGTTCGGTAGCCCGTCGGGGATCGGGATGTCGACGCAGCAGACGGTGCATGTGGTCGCGAACGATCACGTGAACGTCGCGAGCGGGCAAAGCGTCCATGTTGCGGCGGGCAAGTCGCTGATCGCGAGCATCGGGCAGAAGCTGAGCCTGTTCGTGCAGAACGCAGGGATGAAGCTGTTCGCGGGCAAGGGCAAGGTCGAGATCCAGGCGCAGTCGGACAACGTCGAGGTGACCGCGCAGAAGGCGGTGAAGATCGTGTCGGCGACGGACCGGATCGAGATCGCGGCCGATCAGGGGATTCTGCTGACGAGCGGCGGCGGGTATATCCGCATTCAAGGCGGGAACATCGAGATTCATACGCCGGGTGCGGTGGATGTGAAGGGCGCGTCGCATACGTTCGCGGGGCCGGCGAGCATGGGGTATCCGTTGCCGAGTCCGAGGCCGGATCAGCCGGGGCAGTTGGAGCTGTTTCACAAGTACGTGAACGGCGAGGCGGTCAAGGGCGGGTTGTTCACGGTGAAGGACGTGAACGGTGCGGTGCTGAAGAAGGGCGCGCTCGACAACAGCGGCTATACGGTCGTGAGCGGCTTGCCGCCCGGTGCGGTGCGCGTCGAGTTCGGGAAGGACCCGCGCGAGTCGGATCAGCCGGCGAACTATTTCAAGCAGGCGAAGTGGCCGGTGGAGCCGGTCACGCCCGCGCCCGAGGCCGCGCAAGCTGCGGCGACGGGGCAGCTTGCGAGCCAGTTGCAGGGGATGACGCCTGCTGCGTCGACCGCTGCGATGGGACTTGTGAGCGGCGGTGGCGCGGGCGCAGCGCTGGGCGGGTTGGCGAGTTCCGCGTTGCCGGCTGCGGCGAGTGCGCTCGGCGGGGCGGGTGTGGCGTCGGCGTTGCAGACGGCCTCGAGCCTGAGCGGTGCCGCGAAGCAGGTGGCCGGGATGGTGCAGGCTGCACGCCAGGGCGGGCTCGCGGCGCTGGCCGCGCCGGCTGCGAATGCGGCATCCGGGGCGCTGCAGAGTGCGTTGCCGGGTGTTGCCGGGATCGCCGGCAAGGGCGCGACGACTGTGGCATCGGCAGCCGGTGCGACCGGCATGAAGCTGCCGACGAGCGGGTTTGGCGGACCGCTGAAATCCTGA